The Chryseobacterium indicum genome includes a window with the following:
- the leuB gene encoding 3-isopropylmalate dehydrogenase, with amino-acid sequence MKTNFKIAVLPGDGIGPEVVAESIKILDSIAEAFQYQFDFKYGLMGAEAIYKTGNPLPDETLEICKASDAVLFGAIGDPSFDNNPDAKIRPEQGLLKLRKELGLFANIRPLKTYASLIEKSPLKREIIEGTDIQIFRELVSGIYFGEKFTDEEAGYAYDICKYNRDEIAPIVHMAFQEAQKRRKKLTLIDKANVLDTSRLWRKVCKEIAAEYPDVALDFMFVDNAAMQLILNPKHFDVIVTENMLGDIISDEASVIGGSIGLLPSASIGNENALFEPIHGSYPQAKGKGIANPVASILSTAMMLDYLQLEQAAEKLRQSVEYAIENKYVTVDLNSEQPYSTSEVGSFIADYIKYSEKSYYNFENVKLGKSTIV; translated from the coding sequence ATGAAAACTAATTTTAAAATTGCAGTGCTTCCGGGAGACGGAATTGGGCCGGAAGTGGTTGCAGAAAGTATTAAAATTTTAGATTCCATTGCGGAAGCATTCCAGTATCAGTTTGATTTTAAATACGGATTGATGGGAGCGGAAGCGATTTATAAGACTGGAAATCCTTTGCCGGATGAAACACTGGAGATCTGCAAAGCGTCTGATGCGGTGCTTTTCGGAGCGATTGGAGATCCTTCTTTCGATAATAATCCGGATGCCAAAATACGTCCGGAACAGGGGTTGTTGAAACTTCGTAAAGAATTGGGGCTTTTTGCGAACATCCGACCTTTGAAAACGTATGCTTCTTTAATTGAGAAAAGTCCTTTAAAAAGGGAAATTATTGAAGGGACGGATATTCAGATTTTCAGGGAACTGGTGAGCGGAATTTATTTTGGTGAAAAATTTACGGATGAAGAGGCGGGTTATGCGTATGATATCTGCAAATACAACCGTGATGAAATCGCACCTATTGTTCACATGGCTTTTCAGGAGGCTCAGAAAAGGAGAAAAAAGTTAACTTTAATTGATAAAGCGAATGTTTTGGATACTTCAAGATTATGGAGAAAGGTCTGCAAAGAAATTGCGGCAGAATATCCTGATGTAGCACTTGATTTTATGTTTGTAGATAATGCGGCAATGCAGTTAATTTTAAATCCGAAACATTTTGATGTAATTGTTACCGAAAATATGTTGGGAGATATTATTTCAGATGAAGCGAGTGTGATCGGCGGTTCTATCGGTTTGCTTCCTTCGGCTTCCATTGGAAATGAAAATGCTTTGTTTGAACCTATTCACGGTTCTTATCCGCAGGCAAAAGGAAAAGGAATTGCAAATCCTGTTGCTTCTATTTTAAGTACCGCGATGATGCTTGATTATTTACAACTTGAACAGGCAGCGGAAAAACTGAGACAATCTGTAGAGTATGCTATTGAGAATAAATACGTTACGGTGGATCTGAATTCTGAACAGCCTTATTCCACCAGCGAAGTGGGAAGTTTTATCGCAGATTATATTAAATATTCCGAAAAATCGTATTACAATTTTGAAAATGTAAAGCTCGGAAAATCAACTATTGTTTAA
- the leuD gene encoding 3-isopropylmalate dehydratase small subunit: MQKLVIIQSRAIPLPVENIDTDQIIPARFLKSIDKKGFGENLFRDWRYDVHTNEPNPDFVLNNAKYSGEILVAGNNFGCGSSREHAAWSLTDYGFKVVVSSFFADIFKGNALNNGLLPVKVSEEFLKEILEEITENPEKEILVDVEKQTITFNDKTESFEIDSYKKICLLNGYDDIDFLISRKQAIEQFELKTQKVYEN, translated from the coding sequence ATGCAAAAATTAGTCATTATACAATCCAGAGCAATTCCTTTGCCTGTAGAAAATATAGATACGGATCAGATTATTCCGGCGAGATTTTTAAAGAGTATTGATAAAAAAGGTTTTGGCGAAAATCTTTTCAGGGACTGGAGATACGATGTTCATACGAATGAACCGAATCCTGATTTTGTCCTGAATAACGCAAAATACAGCGGTGAAATTCTGGTTGCCGGAAACAATTTCGGCTGTGGAAGCAGTCGGGAACACGCTGCATGGTCTTTAACGGATTATGGCTTTAAGGTGGTTGTTTCAAGCTTTTTTGCGGATATTTTTAAGGGCAATGCTTTAAACAACGGATTATTGCCTGTAAAAGTTTCTGAGGAATTTTTAAAAGAAATTTTAGAGGAAATTACTGAAAATCCTGAAAAAGAAATTTTGGTGGATGTTGAGAAACAAACCATTACCTTTAATGATAAGACGGAAAGTTTTGAAATAGATTCTTATAAAAAAATATGTCTGCTGAATGGGTATGATGATATTGATTTTTTAATCAGCAGAAAACAGGCGATCGAACAATTCGAACTAAAAACACAAAAAGTGTATGAAAACTAA
- the leuC gene encoding 3-isopropylmalate dehydratase large subunit — translation MNTKKTLFDKVWDAHVVETIPDGPQIIYIDKHLIHEVTSPQAFAELEARNLEVFRPKQIVATADHNVPTLDQDQPIRDASSRNQVEQLTENCKKNNIELYGLGHQYQGIVHIIAPELGVTQPGMSIVCGDSHTSTHGAFGSIAFGIGTSQVAQVFASQCLLLNKPKSMRITVNGELNKNVQPKDVILYIISKVGTDGGTGYFCEYAGNVLEEMSMEGRMTVCNMSIEMGARGGMIAPDETTFEYVKGRTFAPKGEEWEEKLEYWKTLKTDEGAVFDAEFSFDASEIYPMVTYGTNPGMGISISQNIPNPQNESEEKALKYMGLKAGQALSDIKVNYVFIGSCTNARIEDFRSAANYVKGKRKSDHVHAWLVPGSQQVAKQIFEEGLDTVFNEAGFQIRQPGCSACLAMNDDKIPEGEYCVSTSNRNFEGRQGQGARTILASPLTAAKVAVEGRISVFEN, via the coding sequence ATGAATACAAAAAAGACACTGTTTGATAAAGTCTGGGATGCACACGTTGTAGAGACGATTCCGGACGGACCTCAGATTATTTATATTGATAAACATCTCATCCACGAAGTAACCAGTCCACAGGCTTTTGCGGAACTGGAAGCTAGAAATCTGGAAGTTTTCAGACCGAAACAGATTGTGGCAACTGCGGATCATAATGTTCCGACTCTGGATCAGGATCAGCCGATTCGCGATGCATCCTCCAGAAATCAGGTGGAGCAGTTAACGGAAAACTGTAAGAAAAACAACATCGAATTGTATGGTTTAGGACATCAGTATCAGGGAATTGTTCACATCATTGCTCCGGAATTAGGCGTTACACAGCCGGGAATGAGTATTGTTTGCGGAGACAGCCATACTTCTACTCACGGCGCTTTCGGCTCTATTGCTTTCGGAATCGGAACAAGTCAGGTGGCGCAGGTTTTTGCGAGCCAGTGTTTGTTGCTGAACAAGCCAAAATCGATGAGAATTACTGTAAACGGTGAATTAAATAAAAATGTTCAGCCTAAAGATGTGATTTTGTACATTATTTCAAAAGTGGGAACTGACGGCGGAACAGGGTATTTCTGCGAATATGCCGGAAATGTCTTAGAAGAAATGTCGATGGAAGGCAGAATGACGGTTTGTAATATGAGTATTGAAATGGGCGCTCGCGGAGGAATGATTGCTCCCGATGAAACGACTTTTGAGTACGTAAAAGGAAGAACTTTTGCACCGAAAGGCGAGGAATGGGAAGAAAAACTGGAATACTGGAAAACTTTGAAAACCGATGAAGGAGCAGTTTTTGATGCGGAATTTTCTTTCGATGCTTCGGAAATTTATCCGATGGTAACGTATGGAACCAATCCGGGAATGGGAATTTCCATCAGTCAGAATATCCCGAATCCTCAGAACGAATCTGAAGAGAAGGCTTTAAAATATATGGGTTTAAAAGCGGGACAGGCTCTTTCTGATATTAAAGTGAATTATGTTTTTATCGGAAGCTGTACGAATGCGAGAATTGAAGATTTCCGTTCTGCGGCAAATTATGTTAAAGGAAAAAGGAAGTCGGATCATGTTCATGCGTGGCTTGTTCCGGGTTCTCAACAGGTTGCCAAACAGATCTTTGAAGAGGGTTTAGATACAGTTTTTAATGAAGCAGGTTTCCAGATCAGACAACCGGGATGTTCGGCGTGTTTAGCGATGAATGATGATAAAATTCCGGAAGGGGAATATTGTGTTTCTACTTCGAACAGAAATTTTGAGGGAAGACAGGGACAAGGTGCAAGAACAATTCTTGCAAGTCCGTTGACGGCTGCAAAAGTTGCTGTGGAAGGAAGAATTTCCGTCTTTGAAAACTGA
- a CDS encoding 2-isopropylmalate synthase, whose product MKSEKVEIFDTTLRDGEQVPGCKLNTEQKLIIAEKLDELGVDVIEAGFPISSPGDFHSVSEISKLVKNAKVCGLTRANQKDIDTAAEALKYAKRPRIHTGIGTSDSHIRFKFNSNREDIVERAVQAVKYAKSYVEDVEFYAEDAGRTDNDYLARVCEEVIKAGATVLNIPDTTGYCLPEEYGAKIKYLKENVKGIDRVILSCHCHNDLGMATANSIAGVINGARQIECTINGLGERAGNTALEEVVMILKQHPYLELYTDVQSKMLNPMSVLVSELMGMPVQPNKAIVGANAFAHSSGIHQDGVIKNRETYEIIDPAEVGVNASTIVLTARSGRSALAYRFKHIGFEVTKNELDFLYQEFLKIADGKKEVNNDDLSSMIEKVTRKIG is encoded by the coding sequence ATGAAATCCGAAAAAGTCGAAATTTTTGATACAACGTTGCGTGATGGAGAGCAGGTTCCCGGCTGTAAGTTAAATACCGAGCAAAAATTAATTATAGCCGAAAAACTGGATGAACTGGGAGTGGATGTTATTGAAGCCGGTTTCCCGATTTCCAGTCCCGGAGATTTTCATTCGGTTTCGGAGATTTCGAAATTAGTGAAAAATGCGAAAGTCTGCGGATTGACCAGAGCGAATCAGAAAGACATTGATACTGCAGCCGAAGCATTAAAATACGCCAAAAGACCGAGAATTCATACCGGAATCGGAACTTCGGATTCTCACATCAGATTTAAATTCAATTCAAACAGGGAAGATATTGTTGAAAGAGCGGTTCAGGCGGTAAAATATGCCAAATCGTATGTGGAAGATGTAGAATTTTATGCGGAAGATGCAGGAAGAACAGACAACGATTATCTGGCAAGAGTTTGCGAAGAAGTGATAAAAGCAGGAGCAACCGTGCTTAATATTCCGGACACAACGGGATATTGTCTTCCTGAAGAGTACGGTGCAAAAATAAAATATCTGAAAGAAAATGTAAAAGGCATTGATCGCGTGATATTATCCTGTCACTGCCACAATGATCTGGGAATGGCAACCGCCAATTCTATTGCAGGAGTCATCAACGGAGCAAGACAGATAGAATGCACCATTAACGGATTGGGAGAAAGAGCCGGAAATACGGCACTGGAAGAAGTGGTAATGATTTTAAAACAGCATCCATATTTAGAATTATATACTGACGTTCAGTCCAAAATGCTCAATCCCATGAGTGTTTTGGTTTCTGAATTGATGGGAATGCCGGTTCAGCCGAACAAAGCGATTGTGGGAGCGAATGCTTTTGCGCACAGTTCAGGTATTCATCAGGACGGAGTCATTAAAAACAGGGAAACTTACGAAATTATTGATCCTGCAGAAGTGGGCGTGAATGCTTCTACGATTGTTTTAACAGCAAGAAGCGGACGTTCTGCTTTGGCATACAGATTTAAACATATTGGTTTTGAAGTTACTAAAAATGAATTGGATTTTCTGTATCAGGAGTTTTTGAAAATTGCTGACGGTAAAAAAGAAGTGAATAATGACGATTTAAGTTCAATGATTGAAAAAGTGACAAGAAAAATAGGGTAA
- the thrS gene encoding threonine--tRNA ligase, whose product MIKITLPDNSVREFEAGVTPLDVAKSISEGLARNTISAVVNDKQVETTTPITTDATVQLLTWNDDLGKKAFWHSSAHLLAQAILEFYPNAKLTIGPAIEKGFYYDVDFGDESLSDKDFEKIEKKVLENAKKGSTFSLYPVSKEEALKVYADNPYKVELISNLNDGEITFVTHDDFTDLCRGGHIPNTSIVKAMKILNAAGAYWRGNEKNPQLTRVYGISFPKQKDLTEYLELLEEAKKRDHRKLGKELGIFAFSEKVGQGLPLWLPKGAALRKKLENFLSEAQKKAGYEFVISPHIGAKELYVTSGHWDKYGADSFQPIKTPNEGEEFMLKPMNCPHHCEIYKTSQWSYRDLPKRYAEFGTVYRYEQSGELHGLTRVRGFTQDDAHLFCTPDQLMEEFKKTIDLVLYVFGSLGFADFTAQISLRDPENKEKYIGTDENWEKAENAIVTAATEKGLNTVTEYGEAAFYGPKLDFMVKDALGRKWQLGTIQVDYNLPERFDLWYTGSDGEKHRPVMIHRAPFGSMERFIAILIENTAGDFPLWLAPDQFIILPISEKYVDYAKKVSQLLENHDISGLIDDRNEKTGKKIRDAELKKIPFMIVVGENEEKDGTISVRRRSEGDLGVMKIEDFVSYFKEQSKTGFEFNA is encoded by the coding sequence ATGATAAAAATTACACTTCCAGACAATAGTGTCAGAGAATTCGAGGCGGGAGTTACTCCGCTAGATGTGGCAAAATCTATAAGCGAGGGATTGGCTAGAAATACCATTTCCGCAGTTGTAAACGACAAACAAGTAGAGACGACCACACCTATAACCACGGATGCTACGGTACAATTGCTAACCTGGAATGATGATCTTGGAAAGAAGGCTTTCTGGCATTCTTCTGCCCACCTTTTGGCGCAGGCAATCCTTGAATTTTATCCTAATGCTAAGTTAACAATTGGTCCTGCCATTGAGAAAGGATTCTACTATGATGTAGATTTCGGGGACGAAAGTTTATCTGATAAAGATTTCGAAAAGATCGAAAAGAAGGTTTTAGAAAATGCTAAAAAAGGATCTACATTCTCTTTATATCCGGTTTCTAAAGAAGAAGCTTTAAAAGTGTATGCAGACAATCCTTATAAAGTGGAACTGATCTCTAATCTTAATGATGGAGAAATCACTTTCGTAACGCATGATGACTTCACAGATCTTTGTCGTGGAGGACATATTCCGAACACAAGTATTGTAAAGGCAATGAAGATTTTAAATGCTGCCGGAGCATACTGGAGAGGAAACGAAAAAAATCCTCAATTAACAAGAGTTTATGGTATTTCTTTCCCGAAACAGAAAGATTTAACAGAATATCTTGAACTTTTAGAGGAAGCTAAAAAAAGAGACCACAGAAAACTGGGTAAAGAACTTGGAATTTTCGCTTTCTCTGAAAAAGTAGGTCAGGGATTGCCTTTATGGCTGCCAAAAGGAGCTGCTTTAAGAAAAAAATTAGAGAATTTCCTTTCTGAAGCTCAGAAAAAAGCAGGTTACGAATTTGTAATTTCTCCGCATATCGGTGCGAAGGAATTGTATGTAACTTCCGGTCACTGGGATAAATACGGAGCAGACAGCTTCCAGCCGATTAAAACGCCAAATGAAGGAGAAGAATTTATGCTGAAGCCAATGAACTGTCCGCATCACTGTGAAATCTACAAAACTTCACAATGGAGCTACAGAGATTTGCCTAAAAGATATGCAGAATTTGGTACCGTTTACAGATATGAGCAAAGTGGTGAGCTTCACGGTTTAACGAGAGTTCGCGGATTTACTCAGGATGATGCGCATTTGTTCTGTACTCCGGATCAGTTGATGGAAGAATTTAAGAAAACGATTGATTTGGTTCTATATGTTTTCGGTTCATTAGGCTTTGCAGATTTTACCGCGCAGATTTCTTTAAGAGATCCTGAAAATAAAGAAAAATACATCGGAACCGACGAAAACTGGGAGAAAGCAGAAAATGCAATCGTAACAGCAGCAACGGAAAAAGGGTTGAATACAGTAACTGAATACGGTGAAGCCGCATTCTACGGTCCTAAACTGGATTTCATGGTGAAAGATGCTTTAGGCAGAAAATGGCAGCTTGGAACGATTCAGGTGGATTATAACTTACCGGAAAGATTTGATCTTTGGTACACAGGAAGCGATGGCGAAAAGCACAGACCGGTAATGATTCACAGAGCGCCGTTTGGTTCTATGGAAAGATTCATTGCGATTCTTATTGAAAATACAGCGGGAGATTTCCCATTGTGGCTGGCTCCTGATCAGTTTATCATTCTTCCGATCAGTGAAAAATACGTAGATTATGCTAAAAAAGTTTCTCAATTACTGGAAAATCACGATATTAGCGGATTAATTGACGACAGAAACGAAAAAACGGGTAAAAAGATCCGCGATGCCGAATTAAAGAAGATTCCATTCATGATTGTAGTGGGAGAAAATGAAGAAAAGGATGGCACAATTTCTGTAAGAAGACGTAGTGAAGGCGATTTAGGAGTAATGAAGATTGAAGATTTTGTTTCTTATTTTAAAGAACAGTCAAAAACAGGATTTGAGTTTAACGCTTAA
- the infC gene encoding translation initiation factor IF-3 — MINDKIRVRELRLVGDNVEPGVYPTDKARQIAQEQELDLVVISDKAEPFIARILDYKKFLYEQKKKQKELKAKQVKVVVKEIRFGPQTDEHDYEFKKKHAEKFLEEGSKLKTYVFFKGRSIIFKDQGEILLLKLAQELEHVGKVDQLPKLEGKRMIMMMSPKKPAK, encoded by the coding sequence TTGATCAACGATAAAATTCGTGTGAGAGAGCTTCGTTTGGTGGGCGATAACGTAGAGCCGGGAGTTTATCCTACTGATAAGGCAAGACAGATTGCTCAGGAGCAGGAATTGGATCTTGTAGTAATCTCCGATAAGGCTGAACCGTTTATTGCAAGGATTCTGGACTATAAAAAGTTCTTATACGAGCAAAAGAAAAAGCAGAAGGAATTAAAAGCTAAGCAGGTAAAAGTAGTTGTGAAAGAAATCCGTTTCGGACCTCAGACAGATGAGCACGATTACGAATTCAAAAAGAAGCATGCTGAGAAATTCCTTGAAGAAGGTTCAAAATTAAAGACCTACGTATTTTTTAAAGGACGTTCGATTATCTTTAAAGACCAGGGAGAAATCTTACTTTTAAAACTTGCTCAGGAATTGGAGCACGTTGGAAAAGTAGACCAGCTTCCTAAGCTTGAAGGAAAAAGAATGATTATGATGATGAGTCCTAAAAAACCAGCTAAATAA
- a CDS encoding alpha/beta fold hydrolase, with amino-acid sequence MSTLKLKDGTEIFYKDQGEGPVLMFHHGWPLSSDDWDAQVIFFLQRGYRVIAHDRRGHGRSSQNIYNHTIEQYASDAAELVEFLDLKDVIHIGHSTGGGEVIRYVNKYANGRAKKAVLISAVPPVMVKSENNPDGVPMEVFDNIRDQTLNNRNQFYMDLTVPFYGYNREGAVVKQGVQTNWWRQGMMGGIVAHYDGIKAFSETDFTEDLKAVDIPVLLLHGEDDQIVPIENSAIKSAKLLKNGKLITYPGFPHGMPTTEHQTINKDLLEFIEA; translated from the coding sequence ATGAGTACATTAAAATTAAAAGACGGAACAGAAATTTTTTACAAAGATCAGGGAGAAGGACCAGTATTGATGTTTCACCACGGATGGCCTTTATCATCTGATGACTGGGATGCGCAGGTTATTTTCTTTTTACAGAGAGGTTACAGAGTAATTGCTCACGACAGAAGAGGTCACGGACGTTCCAGCCAGAATATTTACAATCATACGATTGAGCAGTATGCCTCTGATGCGGCAGAATTGGTAGAATTTCTGGATCTGAAAGATGTTATCCATATCGGACATTCTACAGGAGGCGGTGAAGTGATCCGTTATGTAAACAAATATGCCAACGGAAGAGCAAAAAAAGCGGTATTGATAAGCGCAGTTCCTCCGGTAATGGTAAAGAGCGAAAATAATCCGGATGGCGTTCCGATGGAGGTTTTTGACAACATCAGAGATCAGACTTTAAATAACAGAAATCAGTTTTATATGGATTTAACAGTTCCTTTCTATGGTTACAACAGAGAAGGTGCCGTAGTGAAGCAAGGTGTACAGACCAACTGGTGGAGACAGGGAATGATGGGAGGAATTGTGGCTCATTATGACGGAATCAAAGCTTTTTCTGAGACCGATTTTACAGAAGACCTGAAAGCTGTTGATATTCCGGTACTGTTGCTGCACGGTGAAGACGATCAGATTGTTCCTATTGAAAATTCAGCGATAAAATCTGCTAAATTATTGAAAAATGGTAAACTGATTACTTATCCGGGATTCCCTCACGGAATGCCTACTACTGAACATCAGACGATTAATAAGGATCTTCTGGAATTTATTGAGGCTTAA
- the rpmI gene encoding 50S ribosomal protein L35, whose product MPKLKTKSGAKKRFALTGSGKIKRKNAYKSHILTKKETKQKRNLTTTSYVAAVDEKSVLRQLAIK is encoded by the coding sequence ATGCCAAAATTAAAAACGAAATCAGGTGCTAAGAAACGTTTTGCTCTTACCGGATCTGGTAAGATCAAAAGAAAGAACGCTTACAAAAGCCACATCTTAACGAAGAAAGAAACGAAGCAGAAGAGAAATCTTACTACGACTTCTTACGTTGCTGCTGTGGACGAGAAAAGCGTATTGCGTCAATTAGCAATTAAGTAG
- the rplT gene encoding 50S ribosomal protein L20 — protein sequence MPRSVNSVASRARRKKIFKHAKGYFGRRKNVWTVAKNAVEKAMQYAYRGRKEKKRNFRALWITRINAGTREHGMSYSQFMGALKKNNIELNRKVLADLAMNHPEAFKAVVDQVK from the coding sequence ATGCCAAGATCAGTAAATTCGGTAGCTTCAAGAGCTAGAAGAAAGAAAATTTTTAAGCACGCTAAAGGTTATTTCGGAAGAAGAAAGAACGTTTGGACAGTAGCTAAAAACGCGGTAGAAAAAGCAATGCAATATGCTTACCGTGGTAGAAAAGAGAAGAAAAGAAATTTCAGAGCACTTTGGATCACTCGTATCAACGCGGGAACCAGAGAGCACGGAATGTCTTACTCTCAATTTATGGGAGCTCTTAAAAAGAACAACATTGAGCTTAACAGAAAAGTTTTAGCAGATTTAGCAATGAATCACCCTGAAGCTTTCAAAGCAGTTGTAGATCAAGTAAAATAA
- a CDS encoding M28 family peptidase produces the protein MKKITTLLLFSLGTYAFQAQSFIQAYQNRANLVTQTNITTLLQEFGNLGVKTTGSAANTNALNWLKAKYQSYGYTASQMVEDPFTFGSTSSKNLIITKTGTVYPNTYVIICGHYDTITGPGVSDNGSGTSIILEAARILKDVPTEYSIKFIHFSGEEQGLQGSAHYVNSVVFQNSVRQLDIKLVFNLDQVGGKISNSNVAINCESDQSGQTGNNAASLSVTQQLAACTTLYSPLQTVMSNAYSSDYMPFEAKGDIITGFYETARSYNEHTVNDTFANVDPTYVFNVGKAAVGALQHFATASTSLLATDEKTVNNLETIKIYPNPAKDLLNVDLPKDVKNFSLEISDMNGRLVLNKQNEAKVNISGLANGVYMATVKTKDQKAVRKIIIGK, from the coding sequence GTGAAAAAAATAACTACTCTACTGCTGTTTTCATTAGGAACATATGCATTTCAGGCTCAAAGTTTTATTCAGGCTTATCAGAACAGAGCCAATTTGGTTACCCAGACCAATATAACAACGTTACTTCAGGAATTTGGTAATCTTGGCGTAAAAACAACGGGTTCTGCAGCCAACACCAATGCATTAAACTGGCTTAAAGCAAAATATCAGTCTTACGGTTATACAGCAAGTCAGATGGTAGAAGATCCTTTCACATTTGGCTCTACAAGTTCTAAAAATTTAATCATTACCAAGACAGGGACCGTTTATCCGAATACGTACGTTATTATCTGCGGACATTACGACACCATTACAGGTCCCGGAGTAAGTGATAACGGAAGCGGAACTTCTATTATTCTGGAAGCGGCAAGAATTTTAAAAGATGTTCCGACAGAATATTCTATTAAATTCATCCACTTTTCCGGCGAAGAACAGGGATTACAGGGAAGTGCACATTATGTAAACAGTGTGGTTTTCCAGAACAGTGTCCGTCAGTTGGATATCAAACTGGTTTTTAATTTAGATCAGGTGGGTGGAAAAATAAGCAATTCTAATGTTGCTATCAACTGCGAAAGTGACCAAAGCGGGCAAACAGGAAACAATGCAGCCTCTCTTTCCGTTACACAGCAGCTTGCGGCGTGTACAACGCTGTATTCACCATTACAGACGGTTATGTCGAACGCCTACTCTTCCGATTATATGCCTTTTGAAGCGAAAGGAGACATTATTACAGGCTTTTACGAGACGGCAAGAAGTTATAATGAACACACCGTAAATGATACTTTTGCGAATGTAGATCCTACTTATGTTTTCAACGTAGGAAAGGCGGCTGTAGGAGCTTTACAGCATTTCGCAACAGCCTCTACAAGTTTATTGGCGACGGATGAAAAAACAGTAAATAATCTGGAAACCATAAAGATCTATCCCAATCCGGCGAAAGATCTTTTAAATGTTGATCTTCCGAAAGACGTTAAAAACTTCAGTCTTGAGATTTCGGATATGAACGGCAGACTTGTTTTAAATAAACAGAATGAAGCTAAAGTTAATATTTCAGGATTAGCAAACGGTGTTTATATGGCAACTGTTAAAACAAAAGATCAAAAAGCGGTAAGAAAAATAATTATAGGTAAATAA
- a CDS encoding M28 family peptidase: protein MKKTSTFLLFSLSALSFNAQSFIQAYQDRANMVTQTNITTNLQNFANLGIKTTGSTANNNTFNWLKNKYLAFGYSSNQISEDAFTYNGKSSKNLIITKTGTVYPNKYVIICGHFDTINGPGVNDNGSGTSIILEAARILKDVPTEYSIKFIHFSGEEQGLIGSSHYVNNVVYQNNIKKVDIKLVFNLDQVGGKMGNNNNTIYCDEDQGGLSSNNAASADVTQQLRNCTALYSPLLTAVDPAEATDYIPFERKGEIITGFFEKIRSNYPHSSNDTFANTDPVYIYNVAKASLGALQHFAVAANSLLKKEALFSGNSIETIKIYPNPAKDYLNVELPEDVKDFRLEISDINGRLVLNKENETKVNVSELPNETYIATIKTKDQKAVRKIIIGK from the coding sequence ATGAAAAAGACATCTACATTTCTGCTTTTTTCTTTATCTGCTTTAAGCTTCAATGCACAATCTTTTATTCAGGCTTATCAGGACAGAGCTAATATGGTAACACAGACCAATATTACAACAAACTTACAGAATTTTGCCAATTTAGGGATTAAAACCACCGGCTCAACTGCGAATAATAATACTTTCAACTGGCTTAAAAATAAATATCTGGCTTTCGGATATTCTTCAAACCAGATTTCGGAAGATGCCTTCACTTACAACGGCAAAAGTTCAAAAAATTTAATCATAACAAAAACAGGAACCGTTTATCCTAATAAATATGTTATCATTTGCGGACATTTCGACACTATAAACGGTCCCGGAGTAAACGATAACGGCAGCGGAACATCCATCATTCTGGAAGCGGCAAGAATTTTAAAAGACGTTCCTACAGAATATTCGATTAAATTCATCCATTTTTCTGGTGAAGAACAGGGACTTATTGGAAGTTCACATTATGTAAATAACGTTGTTTATCAAAATAATATTAAGAAAGTAGATATTAAATTAGTCTTCAATCTGGATCAGGTTGGCGGAAAAATGGGGAATAATAACAATACAATCTATTGTGATGAAGATCAGGGAGGTCTGTCCAGCAATAATGCAGCTTCAGCAGACGTTACACAGCAATTGCGCAACTGTACCGCTTTGTATTCTCCTCTTTTAACGGCGGTGGATCCGGCTGAAGCTACGGATTATATTCCTTTTGAAAGAAAAGGCGAAATTATTACAGGCTTTTTTGAAAAAATAAGAAGTAATTATCCTCATTCTTCAAATGATACATTTGCTAATACAGATCCTGTTTATATTTACAATGTAGCAAAAGCTTCTTTGGGAGCTTTACAGCACTTTGCAGTAGCAGCAAATTCTTTGCTGAAAAAAGAAGCGTTATTTTCCGGAAATTCTATAGAAACTATAAAGATCTATCCCAATCCTGCGAAAGATTATTTAAATGTGGAACTTCCGGAAGATGTTAAAGATTTCAGGCTTGAAATTTCAGATATAAACGGCAGGCTTGTTTTAAATAAGGAAAATGAAACGAAAGTAAATGTTTCAGAATTACCAAACGAAACGTATATCGCAACAATTAAAACAAAAGACCAAAAAGCGGTAAGAAAAATAATTATTGGAAAATAA